In Flavobacterium sp. N1736, the following are encoded in one genomic region:
- a CDS encoding M20 family metallo-hydrolase: MKNIETLTQEAIALLKNLIETPSFSSEEDQTALLIENWFNQNEIPFKRENNNVWAFNKYFDENKPTLLLNSHHDTVKPNQAYTNDPFKAIEKDGKLFGLGSNDAGGCLVSLLATFVHFYENQNLPHNIVIVASAEEESSGKNGLNSVLQHLPELDCAIVGEPTLMQLAVAEKGLLVLDVKVKGTASHAAHQNDDNSLYKSIPVMEWFKNYKFDKISEVLGPVKMTVTQISAGKQHNVVPSECDLVVDIRVTDRYSNTEILEVVKANVNAEVTPRSMHLNASSIPIAHGLVQAGIALGRTTYGSPTLSDQSVLSCQSLKLGPGETLRSHSADEFIFINEIEEGIDLYIKILTDFFKL; encoded by the coding sequence ATGAAAAATATAGAAACGCTTACCCAAGAAGCAATTGCATTATTAAAAAACCTAATTGAAACGCCTTCATTTTCAAGTGAAGAAGATCAAACGGCACTTTTAATCGAAAATTGGTTCAATCAAAACGAAATTCCTTTTAAAAGAGAAAACAATAATGTGTGGGCTTTCAATAAGTATTTCGACGAAAACAAACCAACGCTTTTACTAAATTCCCATCACGACACCGTAAAACCAAATCAGGCTTATACAAACGATCCGTTTAAAGCAATTGAAAAAGACGGCAAATTATTCGGATTGGGAAGTAATGATGCCGGAGGATGTTTGGTATCGTTATTGGCGACTTTTGTTCACTTTTATGAAAATCAAAATTTACCTCATAATATTGTAATCGTAGCTTCTGCAGAAGAAGAAAGCAGTGGAAAAAATGGCTTAAACAGCGTTTTGCAGCATTTACCAGAGTTGGATTGCGCCATTGTAGGCGAACCTACTTTAATGCAATTGGCTGTAGCTGAGAAAGGTTTGCTTGTTCTTGATGTAAAAGTAAAAGGTACTGCAAGTCACGCGGCACATCAAAACGATGATAATTCATTATACAAATCAATTCCGGTAATGGAATGGTTTAAAAACTATAAATTCGATAAAATATCTGAGGTTTTAGGTCCCGTAAAAATGACCGTTACACAGATAAGCGCAGGAAAACAACATAATGTTGTGCCGTCAGAATGTGATTTAGTGGTTGATATTCGCGTAACGGATCGTTATTCGAATACCGAAATTCTTGAAGTCGTAAAAGCCAATGTAAATGCCGAAGTAACGCCAAGATCCATGCATTTAAATGCATCGTCTATTCCAATTGCGCATGGTTTGGTACAAGCCGGAATCGCTTTAGGAAGAACAACTTACGGATCGCCAACACTTTCAGATCAATCTGTTTTGAGTTGTCAGTCTTTAAAACTGGGACCAGGAGAAACATTGCGGTCACATTCTGCAGACGAATTTATTTTTATCAACGAAATCGAAGAAGGAATCGACTTGTATATTAAAATACTAACCGATTTCTTTAAATTATAA
- the argH gene encoding argininosuccinate lyase, with product MKLWEKGIATDKQIEHFTVGNDRELDLVLAKYDALGSIAHAKMLGQIGLLTSEETNSLVDALNEIIADIVVGNFEIEDSFEDVHSKIEYLLTVKLGDAGKKIHTARSRNDQVLVDVHLYLKDELKAIKEQVKTLFDLLMESAEKHQNVLLPGYTHLQIAMPSSFGMWFSAYAESFIDDVTMLNAALKIVDQNPLGSAAGYGSSFPINRTFTTQELGFETLKFNAVAAQMSRGKAEKTVAFAMSSVAATLSKFAMDVCLYMSQNFDFISLPAHLTTGSSIMPHKKNPDVFELIRGKCNKIQALPYEITLITNNLPSGYHRDLQLLKEGLFPAIQNLKACLDIAIFSVKDITVKDNILKDKKYDYLFTVDTLNEMVVAGMPFRDAYKAVAEQLEAGTYQSPKETKHTHEGSINNLCLNAIKDKMKAAL from the coding sequence ATGAAACTTTGGGAAAAAGGAATTGCAACAGATAAACAAATCGAACATTTCACTGTTGGAAACGATCGTGAACTCGATTTGGTTCTCGCAAAATATGATGCTTTAGGTTCAATCGCACACGCCAAAATGCTTGGACAAATTGGTTTGTTAACTTCAGAAGAAACCAATTCTTTAGTTGATGCTTTAAACGAAATTATTGCAGATATTGTAGTTGGAAATTTCGAAATCGAAGACAGTTTTGAAGACGTACATTCTAAAATAGAATATTTATTGACGGTAAAACTAGGCGATGCCGGAAAGAAAATCCACACCGCACGTTCTCGTAACGATCAGGTTTTAGTAGATGTTCATTTGTATTTAAAAGATGAATTGAAAGCAATAAAAGAACAAGTTAAAACATTATTTGATTTGTTAATGGAATCGGCAGAGAAACATCAAAATGTTTTATTGCCGGGATATACACATTTACAAATCGCAATGCCATCATCGTTCGGAATGTGGTTTTCTGCTTATGCCGAAAGTTTTATTGATGATGTAACAATGTTAAACGCAGCTTTAAAAATTGTAGATCAAAACCCGTTAGGATCTGCGGCAGGTTACGGAAGTTCTTTTCCAATCAACAGAACATTTACAACGCAGGAATTAGGTTTTGAAACTTTAAAATTTAATGCCGTTGCAGCTCAAATGAGCCGTGGAAAAGCAGAGAAAACTGTAGCATTTGCCATGAGCAGTGTTGCCGCAACTTTGTCAAAATTTGCAATGGATGTTTGTTTGTACATGAGCCAAAACTTTGATTTTATCAGTTTGCCGGCACACCTTACAACAGGTTCAAGCATTATGCCACACAAAAAAAATCCTGATGTTTTTGAATTAATCAGAGGAAAATGCAACAAAATTCAGGCGCTTCCATACGAAATCACGTTGATTACAAATAATTTGCCAAGCGGTTATCACAGAGATTTACAGCTTTTAAAAGAAGGTTTGTTTCCTGCGATTCAAAACCTGAAAGCATGTTTGGATATTGCGATTTTCTCCGTAAAAGATATTACCGTAAAAGACAATATTTTAAAAGATAAAAAATACGATTATTTGTTTACAGTAGATACTTTAAACGAAATGGTAGTTGCCGGAATGCCGTTTAGAGATGCTTACAAAGCTGTTGCAGAACAATTGGAAGCAGGAACTTATCAATCTCCAAAAGAAACAAAACATACGCACGAAGGCAGTATTAATAATTTATGCTTAAATGCAATTAAAGATAAAATGAAAGCAGCACTTTAA
- a CDS encoding polysaccharide lyase family 1 protein → MKKNILLLFLLLSITNLSAQNYYMNSPEGFGAATTGGGTSAPVTVTSYDDLAAQIKSNTPAVILVSGIITIPSGKPIQEVVTNKTIIGLPGSKLVNENQSNPGAGILYLKSGSNNVIIRNLVFIGPGSYDIDGQDNLTADCTNLWVDHCEFQDGQDGNFDNKGKTDNVTISWCKFTYLKAPKSGGSGGADDHSFSNLIGSGKNDFPADGHYSITFKNCYWANGCKQRMPRARNAEIHILNCYYNTSESGTLAIGLGGGIKNSTCYVEGSDFAKVEKVFKEYISTDGGTVGIVFDHCRKGPSDFGTTVNKPTYSYTTIPLGKVEEYVANKSCGAGATLEVNSAGIISSGCKS, encoded by the coding sequence ATGAAAAAAAACATTCTTCTGCTCTTTCTGTTATTGAGCATAACCAATCTTTCTGCACAAAATTATTATATGAATTCTCCCGAAGGATTTGGTGCTGCAACTACCGGAGGCGGAACTTCTGCTCCTGTAACTGTTACTTCTTACGATGATTTAGCGGCACAAATTAAATCAAATACTCCAGCTGTAATTTTGGTATCCGGAATAATAACGATTCCAAGTGGAAAACCAATTCAGGAAGTCGTAACCAATAAAACTATCATTGGTTTACCGGGCTCAAAACTTGTAAATGAAAACCAATCTAATCCCGGAGCCGGTATTTTATATTTAAAATCGGGTTCTAATAATGTAATTATACGAAATCTGGTTTTTATTGGTCCGGGTTCTTATGATATTGACGGTCAGGATAATTTAACAGCAGATTGCACAAATTTATGGGTCGATCATTGTGAATTTCAGGATGGTCAGGACGGAAATTTTGACAATAAAGGAAAAACAGACAATGTTACTATTTCATGGTGTAAATTTACGTATTTGAAAGCACCAAAATCCGGAGGTTCAGGAGGAGCTGATGATCATAGTTTCAGTAACTTAATCGGTTCCGGCAAAAATGATTTCCCTGCCGATGGACATTATAGCATTACATTTAAAAATTGTTATTGGGCAAATGGCTGTAAACAAAGAATGCCTCGCGCCAGAAATGCCGAAATTCATATTTTAAATTGCTATTATAACACATCAGAATCCGGCACTTTAGCTATTGGTTTAGGCGGAGGAATTAAAAATTCAACTTGTTATGTTGAAGGTTCTGATTTTGCAAAAGTCGAGAAAGTTTTTAAAGAATATATCAGCACAGATGGAGGAACGGTTGGAATTGTATTCGATCATTGCCGCAAAGGTCCGTCAGATTTTGGTACAACAGTAAACAAACCTACCTATTCGTACACAACAATTCCTTTAGGAAAAGTTGAAGAATATGTTGCCAATAAATCATGTGGCGCCGGAGCTACGCTTGAGGTGAATTCTGCCGGAATTATATCTTCAGGTTGTAAAAGCTAA
- a CDS encoding DUF2157 domain-containing protein: MNKFDDQSTKSLLERNLITGNQYQEITSYRNLNIFSLNAELKLFLYLSVLLFTSGIGILIYKNIDTIGHIAILSILLAVIAVCFYYCFKNSKGFQKSETTFEHPVLEYLVLLANILTCIFIGYLQFQYKPFGTHYGLATLIPTLVSFFCAYYFDNKSVLTIAVTGLAAYVGLSVTPQDLLNNNNFYADQSLSYSAIMLGGLLILWTIYSTKIQLKTHFNIIYLTFALHIISIAAISNLISDYTGTWPVFLGILAGSSYYFYKISHQLRAISLYVFMILYAYIGFNIVMFRLFESVDFSDIWMLFVLMMPAYFIGSIILFIKLIKNFNKETAE, translated from the coding sequence ATGAATAAATTTGACGATCAGTCTACAAAATCCCTTTTAGAGAGAAATCTAATAACTGGGAATCAGTACCAGGAAATTACTTCGTATCGCAATCTCAATATTTTCTCGCTAAATGCAGAATTAAAATTATTCCTTTATTTATCAGTCTTATTATTTACGTCAGGAATCGGAATTTTAATTTACAAAAATATAGACACTATTGGTCATATCGCCATTCTATCTATATTGCTCGCAGTTATTGCGGTTTGCTTTTATTATTGTTTTAAAAATTCAAAAGGTTTTCAAAAATCAGAAACTACTTTTGAGCATCCTGTTTTAGAATATTTGGTCTTATTGGCGAATATTCTAACGTGTATTTTTATTGGTTATTTACAATTTCAATACAAGCCTTTTGGAACTCATTATGGTTTGGCAACTTTAATTCCAACTTTGGTCAGTTTCTTTTGTGCATATTATTTTGATAACAAAAGTGTTTTAACAATTGCTGTAACTGGTTTAGCAGCCTATGTAGGGCTTTCTGTAACGCCTCAGGATTTGCTAAATAATAATAATTTTTATGCAGATCAAAGCCTCAGTTATTCAGCCATAATGTTAGGAGGTTTACTTATTTTATGGACGATTTATAGCACAAAAATTCAGCTAAAAACACATTTTAATATTATCTATCTAACATTTGCATTGCATATCATCAGCATTGCAGCCATAAGTAATTTAATTAGTGATTATACCGGCACCTGGCCAGTTTTTCTGGGTATTCTCGCAGGATCTTCTTACTACTTTTATAAAATTAGTCATCAATTGAGAGCAATTTCATTGTACGTTTTTATGATTTTGTATGCGTATATAGGTTTTAATATTGTTATGTTTCGACTTTTTGAATCAGTTGACTTTTCAGATATCTGGATGTTATTTGTTTTAATGATGCCGGCTTATTTTATTGGCTCCATAATATTATTTATTAAACTGATTAAAAATTTCAATAAAGAAACAGCGGAATGA
- the ytxJ gene encoding bacillithiol system redox-active protein YtxJ, whose product MSFLNSIFGSSENTDSPKSNINWTELTDILQLQEIEAISNEKPVVIFKHSTRCSISRMALKQFEREYDLNETVDAYFLDLIEHRDISNEIAQRFNVYHESPQLILIKNGKAVYNVSHSDIDAIALKDKV is encoded by the coding sequence ATGAGTTTTTTAAATTCAATCTTCGGAAGTTCAGAGAATACAGATTCTCCTAAAAGCAATATAAATTGGACAGAATTAACAGATATATTACAGTTGCAGGAAATTGAAGCAATATCAAATGAAAAACCAGTTGTAATTTTCAAACATAGTACAAGATGCAGTATTAGCCGTATGGCTTTGAAGCAATTTGAGCGTGAATATGATTTAAATGAAACTGTTGATGCCTATTTCTTAGATTTAATCGAACACAGAGATATTTCAAATGAAATTGCTCAAAGATTCAATGTATATCACGAATCTCCACAATTAATTTTAATCAAAAACGGAAAAGCAGTTTACAATGTTTCGCACAGCGATATTGATGCAATTGCTTTGAAGGATAAAGTTTAG
- the clpB gene encoding ATP-dependent chaperone ClpB: MNINKFTTKSQEAIQLSQQLAQRNGQQQIENEHIFKAIFEVDENVAPFILKKMNVNVPLFLQILDSTIQSFPKVSGGDIVLSRDANKALNEAEIIAQKMNDEYVSIEHLILAIFDSKSKVAQILKDQGVTGKGLKATIEELRKGERVTSASAEETYNALNKYAKNLNELARTGKLDPVIGRDEEIRRVLQILTRRTKNNPMLVGEPGVGKTAIAEGLAHRIVDGDVPENLKDKIVFSLDMGALIAGAKYKGEFEERLKSVVKEVTAAEGDIVLFIDEIHTLVGAGGGEGAMDAANILKPALARGELRAIGATTLDEYQKYFEKDKALERRFQKVMVDEPDTESAISILRGIKEKYETHHKVQIKDEAIIAAVELSQRYITNRFLPDKAIDLMDEAASKLRMEINSKPEELDVLDRKIMQLEIEIEAIKREKEESKLKILHMDLANLKEERNEIYTKWKSEKDVVDGIQAVKLEIEDFKYEAERAERDGDYGKVAEIRYGKIKEAQERLDVLQKQLQEYQSGTSLIKEEVTREDIAEVVAKWTGIPVMKMLQTEREKLLHLEEELHRRVVGQEEAIEAVSDAVRRSRAGLQDMKKPVGTFLFLGTTGVGKTELAKALAEYLFDDENAMTRIDMSEYQERHSVSRLVGAPPGYVGYDEGGQLTEAVRRKPYSVILLDEIEKAHPDTFNILLQVLDEGRLTDNKGRLADFKNTIIIMTSNMGSQIIQEKFENLKGGIEAATEAAKVEVLGLLKQTVRPEFINRIDEIVMFTPLTVDNISRIVSLQLKSVSKMLALQGITLDATPEGIKYLSDKGYDPEFGARPVKRVIQREVLNQLSKEILAGKIATDSIILIDAFDGNLVFRNQTPELAK, encoded by the coding sequence ATGAACATAAATAAATTTACAACTAAATCGCAGGAAGCCATTCAGCTATCACAGCAATTGGCACAACGCAACGGACAGCAGCAAATAGAAAACGAGCACATTTTTAAGGCTATTTTTGAAGTTGATGAAAATGTAGCGCCATTTATTTTGAAAAAAATGAACGTAAATGTTCCGTTGTTTTTACAAATATTAGACAGCACAATTCAGAGTTTTCCAAAAGTATCAGGAGGCGATATCGTACTTTCCAGAGATGCAAATAAAGCGTTGAATGAAGCGGAGATTATTGCTCAAAAAATGAACGACGAATATGTTTCGATCGAACATTTAATTTTGGCAATTTTTGATTCAAAAAGTAAAGTTGCCCAAATTTTAAAAGATCAAGGCGTTACCGGAAAAGGTTTAAAAGCCACAATCGAAGAACTTAGAAAAGGCGAAAGAGTAACTTCCGCTTCGGCAGAAGAAACCTATAACGCATTAAATAAATACGCCAAAAACCTAAACGAATTAGCAAGAACAGGAAAACTGGATCCGGTTATTGGGCGTGATGAAGAAATTCGCCGTGTATTGCAAATCCTGACACGCCGAACTAAAAATAACCCAATGTTAGTGGGTGAGCCCGGAGTTGGTAAAACAGCAATTGCCGAAGGTTTGGCGCACAGAATTGTAGATGGTGATGTGCCGGAAAACTTAAAAGATAAAATTGTTTTCTCGCTGGATATGGGAGCACTGATTGCTGGAGCAAAATATAAAGGAGAATTCGAAGAACGTTTGAAATCGGTTGTAAAAGAAGTTACCGCTGCCGAAGGTGATATCGTATTATTTATTGATGAAATTCACACACTTGTTGGCGCAGGCGGAGGTGAAGGCGCAATGGATGCGGCAAATATTTTGAAACCGGCTTTGGCTCGTGGAGAATTACGAGCTATTGGCGCAACAACTTTAGATGAATATCAAAAATATTTTGAAAAAGATAAAGCGTTAGAACGTCGTTTTCAAAAGGTGATGGTTGATGAACCGGATACTGAAAGTGCTATTTCGATTTTACGAGGAATCAAGGAAAAATACGAAACACATCATAAAGTTCAAATAAAAGATGAAGCGATTATTGCTGCTGTAGAACTTTCTCAGCGTTATATTACAAATCGTTTTCTACCGGATAAAGCGATTGATTTGATGGATGAAGCGGCTTCTAAATTACGTATGGAAATCAATTCAAAACCAGAAGAATTAGATGTTTTAGATCGTAAAATCATGCAGCTTGAAATTGAAATTGAAGCCATTAAACGTGAAAAAGAAGAGAGCAAACTCAAAATCTTACACATGGATTTGGCTAATTTGAAGGAAGAACGCAACGAAATCTACACTAAATGGAAATCGGAAAAAGACGTTGTCGACGGAATTCAGGCTGTAAAATTAGAAATTGAAGATTTTAAATACGAAGCAGAACGCGCAGAACGTGATGGTGATTACGGAAAAGTAGCAGAGATTCGTTACGGAAAAATAAAAGAAGCACAGGAACGTCTTGATGTTTTACAAAAACAATTACAAGAATATCAATCAGGAACTTCCTTAATTAAAGAAGAAGTTACCCGCGAAGATATTGCAGAAGTTGTGGCAAAATGGACAGGAATTCCGGTTATGAAAATGCTTCAGACTGAGAGAGAAAAACTGCTTCATCTGGAAGAAGAATTGCATAGAAGAGTAGTAGGTCAGGAAGAAGCAATTGAAGCCGTGAGTGATGCCGTTCGCAGAAGCCGCGCCGGTTTGCAGGATATGAAAAAACCGGTTGGAACATTCTTATTTTTAGGAACAACCGGAGTTGGTAAAACAGAACTTGCAAAAGCATTGGCGGAATATCTTTTTGATGATGAAAATGCGATGACACGTATCGATATGAGTGAATATCAGGAACGCCACAGTGTGAGCCGTTTAGTTGGTGCGCCTCCGGGATATGTGGGTTATGATGAAGGCGGACAATTGACGGAAGCTGTGCGAAGAAAACCGTATTCTGTTATTTTGTTAGACGAGATCGAAAAAGCGCATCCGGATACTTTTAATATTTTATTGCAGGTTTTGGATGAAGGACGATTGACAGATAATAAAGGTCGTTTAGCCGATTTTAAAAACACAATTATCATCATGACTTCTAATATGGGAAGTCAGATTATACAAGAGAAATTTGAAAATTTAAAAGGAGGAATCGAAGCCGCAACAGAAGCTGCCAAAGTAGAAGTTTTAGGATTATTGAAACAAACCGTTCGTCCGGAATTTATAAATCGTATTGACGAAATCGTAATGTTTACGCCATTAACAGTCGATAATATTTCGCGAATTGTAAGCTTACAGCTTAAAAGTGTCAGCAAAATGCTTGCTTTACAAGGTATTACATTAGATGCAACTCCTGAGGGAATCAAATATCTTTCAGATAAAGGGTATGATCCTGAGTTTGGTGCAAGACCTGTAAAACGTGTTATACAGCGTGAGGTTTTAAATCAATTGTCTAAAGAAATTTTGGCAGGAAAGATAGCAACAGACAGTATTATCTTAATTGATGCCTTTGATGGAAATCTGGTTTTTAGAAATCAAACACCAGAATTAGCAAAATAA
- a CDS encoding DUF808 domain-containing protein, translated as MASGFFVLLDDIAAIMDDVAVMSKIAAKKTAGILGDDLAVNAEKASGFASSRELPVLWAISKGSLLNKIIILPIAFLLSAFFPVAIIVILVLGGLFLAYEGAEKIYEFIFPHNHEESEGITDEVLTEEQILEVEKGKVKSAIVTDFILSVEIVIIALGTVIGKPILQQIVVVSIIAVIATVGVYGIVALIVRMDEAGFKLIQISKKEKSISKFIGNILVKALPLVIKALTVIGTIALLLVAGGIFVHYIPFFHHLVPQINLPLIIKEFVIGLVLGFLVLGVINLFKIIFKKREVAK; from the coding sequence ATGGCATCAGGTTTTTTCGTACTATTAGACGATATAGCAGCAATTATGGATGATGTTGCGGTGATGAGCAAAATTGCAGCAAAAAAAACAGCAGGTATTTTAGGCGATGATTTAGCCGTAAATGCAGAAAAAGCTTCAGGATTTGCCTCATCCAGAGAACTTCCTGTATTGTGGGCAATTAGTAAAGGTTCGCTTCTTAACAAAATAATTATTTTGCCGATCGCCTTTTTATTAAGTGCATTTTTTCCTGTTGCAATCATTGTAATTTTAGTTCTGGGCGGACTTTTCTTAGCGTACGAAGGAGCAGAGAAAATCTACGAATTTATATTTCCCCATAACCACGAAGAATCAGAAGGAATAACTGATGAAGTTTTAACAGAAGAACAAATTCTTGAAGTTGAAAAAGGAAAAGTAAAATCAGCCATCGTAACCGATTTTATCTTATCAGTTGAAATAGTAATTATCGCATTAGGAACCGTAATTGGAAAACCAATTTTACAGCAAATTGTTGTTGTATCGATAATTGCCGTAATTGCAACTGTAGGTGTTTATGGTATCGTAGCGCTTATTGTACGAATGGATGAAGCTGGTTTTAAGCTTATTCAAATTAGTAAAAAAGAAAAAAGTATATCAAAGTTTATTGGTAATATACTTGTAAAAGCCCTTCCGTTAGTGATAAAAGCTTTAACCGTAATTGGTACGATCGCTTTACTTTTAGTTGCCGGAGGTATATTTGTACACTATATTCCATTTTTTCATCATTTAGTACCCCAAATCAATCTTCCTTTGATTATAAAAGAATTCGTAATAGGTTTGGTTTTAGGGTTTCTAGTTTTAGGAGTTATAAATCTTTTTAAAATAATTTTCAAAAAGAGAGAAGTGGCAAAATAG
- a CDS encoding type II toxin-antitoxin system RelE/ParE family toxin: MFNYYKEKSIQGAHNFKNDILEVTAKIQFNEQYQKDEIESEYRRIIVRNYKILYREEDLIIYIIKIISVKRDSRTQL; the protein is encoded by the coding sequence ATTTTTAACTATTATAAAGAAAAATCAATTCAGGGAGCGCACAATTTTAAAAACGATATTTTAGAAGTTACTGCCAAAATACAATTTAATGAACAGTATCAAAAAGATGAAATTGAATCGGAGTATAGAAGAATTATTGTTAGAAATTATAAAATTTTATATAGAGAAGAAGATCTGATTATTTATATTATTAAAATAATTTCTGTTAAACGAGATTCTAGGACACAATTATAA
- a CDS encoding carbon-nitrogen hydrolase has translation MPKRKYKIAVVQLNLNDVAENNLKKCISWVRDAANKGAEVILLPELYSSHYFCQSEDVDNFALAEPLYSTSFIAFSELAKELGVVIIVPFFEKRMAGIYHNSAYIIDTDGTEAGLYRKMHIPDDPHFYEKFYFTPGDLGFKAIETKKGKIGTLICWDQWYPEAARITALKGAEVLFYPTAIGWHPKEKEQYGENQYGAWMNVMKGHAVANGVFVAAANRIGLEQYIEGTDGIQFWGASFIAGPQGEILAQASHDKEEILIAEVDLDLQENVRQNWPFFRDRRIDAFGDITKRAID, from the coding sequence ATGCCGAAAAGAAAATATAAAATAGCAGTCGTTCAGTTAAACCTTAACGATGTAGCCGAAAATAATCTTAAAAAATGTATCAGCTGGGTAAGAGACGCTGCCAATAAAGGAGCAGAGGTAATCTTGCTGCCTGAATTATATAGCAGCCATTATTTTTGCCAAAGTGAAGATGTAGATAATTTTGCATTGGCAGAACCACTTTACAGTACTTCATTTATTGCTTTTAGTGAATTGGCAAAAGAATTAGGAGTTGTAATTATTGTTCCTTTCTTCGAAAAAAGAATGGCAGGAATTTATCATAACAGCGCCTACATTATCGATACAGATGGAACAGAAGCCGGATTGTATCGTAAAATGCATATTCCGGACGATCCGCACTTCTACGAAAAATTCTATTTTACTCCTGGTGATTTAGGTTTTAAGGCGATCGAAACTAAAAAAGGAAAAATTGGTACACTTATTTGTTGGGATCAATGGTATCCGGAAGCAGCTCGTATTACAGCCTTAAAAGGTGCCGAAGTTTTATTTTATCCAACAGCAATTGGATGGCATCCAAAAGAAAAAGAACAATACGGAGAAAATCAATATGGCGCGTGGATGAATGTTATGAAAGGTCACGCGGTTGCAAATGGAGTTTTCGTAGCTGCTGCAAACCGAATTGGTTTAGAACAATATATTGAAGGAACTGATGGAATTCAGTTTTGGGGAGCTTCATTTATAGCAGGTCCGCAAGGTGAAATTTTAGCTCAGGCATCTCACGATAAAGAAGAAATTCTAATTGCCGAAGTAGATTTGGATTTACAAGAAAATGTACGTCAGAACTGGCCATTTTTCAGAGACAGAAGAATCGATGCATTTGGAGATATTACAAAAAGAGCAATTGACTAA